A stretch of Gemmatimonas aurantiaca T-27 DNA encodes these proteins:
- a CDS encoding NADH-quinone oxidoreductase subunit N gives MPTNDALLGMLPEHLLLGGIVAAIITVLLRQGRTLALPVAVMSVLAAAAAAFWLGAGGTTLEPFPGQFVVTPPVLMTKGMLLLLAVPVLLMSRTEFEDGEFSILLLSSLYGMSLLPSAASALVLFLGLELMSIPVYALIVLAFRRPQSAESALKYLVLSGAASAMFLMGLSLIYGETGSLSMTAFAQSVTASDPLTRTAVVLVVSALFLKGAVVPFHAWAPDTYEGASIPVTAFMATLSKGGVMLVAWRLFDGAELTGPLVGIVAVLPLVSIVWGNIAAIRQQNFRRMIAYSSIAHAGYLFYAMLGSSAGRLEAITFYVVVYAAANLLAFAMMPTAATDEERDRMDRLDGLFHRDPLAASLIAVAMLSLAGLPPLPGFTAKFLIFRSVVAAGYSAYAVLGLIGSFLGLYFYLRVIQRMFMSAGEGARTTGNGQALARVAGVLCLLATAVLTIAPGWALARL, from the coding sequence ATGCCAACTAATGACGCGCTGCTGGGTATGTTGCCCGAGCATCTGCTGCTTGGCGGCATCGTGGCGGCCATCATCACGGTGTTGTTGCGGCAGGGGCGCACGCTTGCCCTGCCGGTGGCGGTGATGTCGGTGCTCGCCGCCGCTGCGGCGGCTTTCTGGCTGGGAGCCGGTGGCACCACGCTGGAACCGTTCCCCGGTCAGTTTGTCGTGACGCCACCGGTGCTCATGACCAAGGGCATGTTGCTGCTGTTGGCGGTGCCGGTGCTGCTCATGTCGCGCACGGAGTTCGAAGACGGGGAGTTCTCCATTCTGCTGCTGTCGTCGCTGTATGGCATGAGCCTGTTGCCGTCGGCGGCCAGTGCACTGGTGCTGTTCCTCGGGCTCGAACTGATGTCGATCCCCGTGTATGCACTGATCGTGCTGGCATTCCGTCGGCCGCAGTCGGCGGAGTCGGCGCTCAAGTATCTCGTGTTGAGCGGGGCCGCGTCGGCGATGTTCCTGATGGGTCTTTCCCTCATCTACGGGGAGACCGGCTCGCTGTCGATGACGGCGTTTGCACAATCGGTGACGGCAAGTGATCCGCTCACCCGCACCGCGGTCGTGCTCGTGGTGTCGGCCCTGTTTCTCAAGGGGGCCGTGGTGCCGTTCCATGCCTGGGCGCCGGATACCTACGAAGGGGCGAGCATTCCCGTCACGGCCTTTATGGCCACGCTGTCGAAGGGCGGTGTGATGTTGGTGGCGTGGCGGTTGTTCGACGGTGCCGAGTTGACCGGCCCGCTCGTGGGCATCGTGGCCGTACTGCCGCTGGTGTCGATCGTGTGGGGCAATATCGCGGCCATCCGTCAGCAAAACTTCCGACGGATGATTGCGTATTCATCGATCGCCCATGCCGGCTACCTGTTCTATGCGATGCTGGGATCGTCGGCCGGGCGTCTCGAGGCCATCACGTTTTATGTGGTGGTGTACGCGGCGGCCAATTTGCTGGCCTTTGCGATGATGCCCACGGCCGCGACCGACGAGGAGCGCGACCGGATGGACCGTCTGGACGGGCTGTTCCACCGGGATCCGCTGGCGGCTTCTCTCATTGCTGTGGCAATGTTGTCGCTCGCGGGGCTGCCGCCCCTTCCCGGATTCACGGCCAAGTTCCTTATCTTTCGATCGGTGGTTGCCGCCGGATACAGCGCCTACGCTGTGCTCGGCCTGATCGGCAGCTTCCTCGGACTGTATTTCTATCTGCGTGTCATCCAGCGGATGTTCATGAGCGCCGGCGAAGGGGCTCGAACGACTGGCAACGGACAGGCACTGGCCCGCGTGGCGGGTGTGCTCTGCCTGTTGGCCACGGCTGTGTTGACCATCGCGCCTGGGTGGGCCCTGGCGCGGCTCTGA
- a CDS encoding complex I subunit 4 family protein yields the protein MSDAMLLNWVLFLPLLGAGALLALPRGNAPAVRMVTVGVMTVQFLMTVALYTHFDSTVSGLQFATTVPWIAEWGVSYAIGMDGLNVLLVLLTGFLGPLVVLGAWTAIERDVTMFHVMVLLLQFAMMGAFLAQDLFLFYVFWEAMLIPMFLIIGIWGGARRSYATIKFVLYTAFGSILMLAALIYLVQSLQNAGGVASFAFTDLMQAQLPLDVQITLLAAFALSFAIKVPMVPLHTWLPDAHVEAPTPGSVILAGVLLKMGTYGFIKLGFPLFPDATRVFTPMLMTLSVVSIVYGACLALVQTDIKKIIAYSSISHLGYVMLGLLSLDLAGIQGAIIQMVSHGLVAAGLFLLVGMVYERCHTRELSAYGGLARQIPVYAMFFIVFTLASVGLPTTSGFTGEFMVLLGAFNAAWPQHLDGNQLPLILAVVAVTGVVLGALYMLRFALTFLFGPAKAPHAPLNDLSLRERSILAILMVSIFALGLFPDGALQKTELAAKAFQSRMTSTQVGAHAN from the coding sequence ATGTCTGATGCGATGCTCCTGAACTGGGTGCTGTTCCTGCCGTTACTTGGGGCCGGTGCACTACTGGCGTTGCCCCGTGGCAACGCACCGGCCGTGCGCATGGTCACGGTGGGTGTGATGACCGTGCAGTTCTTGATGACCGTGGCGCTGTATACCCATTTCGATAGCACGGTGAGCGGGTTGCAGTTCGCCACCACGGTGCCGTGGATCGCTGAGTGGGGGGTGTCATACGCCATCGGCATGGACGGACTCAACGTGCTGTTGGTGCTGCTGACGGGCTTTCTTGGTCCCTTGGTCGTGCTCGGCGCGTGGACGGCCATTGAGCGCGATGTCACGATGTTCCATGTCATGGTGCTGTTGCTGCAGTTCGCCATGATGGGCGCCTTTCTCGCCCAGGATCTCTTCCTGTTCTATGTGTTCTGGGAAGCGATGCTGATTCCGATGTTCCTCATCATCGGCATCTGGGGCGGCGCGCGGCGCAGCTACGCGACCATCAAGTTCGTGTTGTACACGGCGTTTGGCAGCATTCTCATGCTGGCGGCCCTGATCTACCTGGTGCAGTCACTGCAGAATGCGGGCGGTGTGGCTTCGTTTGCCTTCACCGACCTGATGCAGGCGCAGTTGCCGCTCGATGTGCAGATCACGTTGCTGGCGGCGTTTGCCCTGTCGTTTGCGATCAAGGTACCGATGGTGCCGCTGCACACCTGGTTGCCCGATGCGCACGTGGAAGCGCCCACGCCGGGGTCGGTGATTCTGGCTGGTGTGCTGCTCAAGATGGGTACCTACGGCTTCATCAAGCTGGGCTTTCCGCTGTTCCCCGATGCGACCCGTGTGTTCACGCCGATGCTGATGACGCTGTCGGTGGTGAGCATCGTGTACGGCGCATGTCTCGCGCTGGTGCAGACGGATATCAAGAAGATCATCGCCTACTCGTCGATCAGTCACCTGGGCTATGTCATGCTGGGGTTGCTGAGTCTCGATCTGGCAGGCATTCAGGGGGCCATCATCCAGATGGTGAGTCATGGCCTGGTGGCGGCTGGACTCTTCCTCCTGGTGGGCATGGTGTATGAGCGGTGCCACACGCGTGAGCTGTCGGCGTACGGCGGACTGGCGCGGCAGATCCCGGTGTATGCGATGTTCTTCATCGTTTTCACGCTGGCATCGGTAGGACTACCAACCACGAGTGGATTCACCGGCGAATTCATGGTGCTGCTGGGCGCGTTCAATGCAGCCTGGCCACAGCATCTCGATGGCAATCAGTTGCCGCTGATTCTGGCGGTGGTAGCCGTGACCGGCGTGGTGCTGGGTGCGCTCTACATGCTGCGATTTGCCCTGACGTTCCTCTTCGGACCTGCCAAGGCACCTCACGCGCCGCTCAACGATCTGTCGCTGCGTGAACGCAGCATCCTCGCCATTCTGATGGTGTCCATCTTTGCGCTCGGCCTGTTCCCCGACGGTGCGTTGCAAAAGACCGAATTGGCCGCCAAGGCGTTCCAGTCGCGCATGACCTCCACGCAGGTGGGTGCGCATGCCAACTAA